DNA sequence from the Teretinema zuelzerae genome:
TGAAGTCATAAAACTGAAAAAGGCGAAAAACGAAACGAAGATCAGGGTATGGAGCGCGGGCTGCTCGACCGGAGAGGAACCCTATACGCTCGCGATGATATTGAAAGATAAACTCCCGGCGCCCTTCACCGCGGAAATCGTCGCCTCGGACCTGTCGCTCAAATCGCTCTTGGTGGGAAAGACCGGTTTTTATCCCGAACCCCGCATCGTCGGAATCCCCGACCAGTATCTGTCCCGCTTTTTCGAAAAAAAGAACAACGGATACCAGGCAAAGCCGGACATCATGAACATGATCCGCTTCGACTATCATAATCTGAAGAACGATTCCGGACAGAGAAACATCGATATTTTGTTCTGCAGAAACGTTTTGATCTATTTCGACGAGCCGGCGCAAAAAGCGGTAATCGACCGTTTCTGGGACGCGATGTCCCCGAAGTCCTACCTTTTCATCGGCCACTCGGAGTCCTTGTTCGGCATGAAAACCCGATTCGAATTCCTTAAAACCGAATGGGCCTGCCTCTACCAAAAAAACACCTGACAGGAAGAATAAATGGAAGCCATATCCGTATTGATTGTAGACGATTCAGCCCTCATGCGGAGCTTGATAGGCAAGATCGTAGATTCAGCCCCGAACCTCCAGATCGCCGACAAAGCGATGAACGGACGCTTCGCCCTGCAGAAAATCGCCAAGGCGAAGCCGGACATCATCG
Encoded proteins:
- a CDS encoding CheR family methyltransferase; protein product: MADFLSDADFDQYRKLIYDESGITFSATNRAILESRLKERLREKTMSHVSEYYALIMKDKEEMKLMLDSVTTNLTRFFRNQPHFDALENFIIPEVIKLKKAKNETKIRVWSAGCSTGEEPYTLAMILKDKLPAPFTAEIVASDLSLKSLLVGKTGFYPEPRIVGIPDQYLSRFFEKKNNGYQAKPDIMNMIRFDYHNLKNDSGQRNIDILFCRNVLIYFDEPAQKAVIDRFWDAMSPKSYLFIGHSESLFGMKTRFEFLKTEWACLYQKNT